A section of the Petrimonas sulfuriphila genome encodes:
- a CDS encoding DUF433 domain-containing protein produces MINYKEIITIEPGKRGGKPVIRGMRITVGDILGWLASGMTIPEILSDFDELTETDIYAALSFAANRENKTYLIAV; encoded by the coding sequence ATGATTAATTATAAAGAAATTATCACCATAGAACCTGGTAAACGCGGGGGAAAGCCCGTCATAAGGGGAATGCGGATAACCGTAGGGGATATTCTCGGATGGCTTGCTTCCGGAATGACAATCCCAGAAATCTTGTCCGATTTTGATGAATTGACAGAGACAGATATCTATGCGGCATTAAGTTTCGCGGCAAACAGAGAGAATAAGACCTATCTAATAGCGGTATGA
- a CDS encoding aspartate kinase — MLTVEKIGGTSMSQFQDVLQNIIKGHRKGDEYYNRIFVVSAYNNVTNWLLEHKKTGEPGIYNKFLNGEDYSSALDSFCQRLLLINDGFADIGLDLKEARDFIRFRVDQAKTLLYSLGKVLASGYVNMTDIHLAAREILASLGEAHSGWNSVNILNNNGINARFIDLCGFNDNEPLTIDQRIHREFAGVDFSNIVCVATGYTKGTEGIMRAFDRGYSEVTFSKIAVEVKADEAVIHKEYHLSSADPKIVGVENSVPVGQTNYIIADQLADIGMEAIHPKAAKPLELAGINIRIKNTFEPEHPGTLISRDYISPEARVEIVSGSRKVIALEIHDPMMVGEVGYDARIMQYFQKYNVSYILKSTNANSITMVVWDEERAHELIRVLKEVFYQVTVLPAAIVCAMGTNIAMPGFLYRAAKALHEKGINVESFAQSLMQVNMQFVISREQYEEGVIALNEALCKR; from the coding sequence ATGCTTACAGTAGAAAAAATCGGCGGAACATCCATGTCTCAGTTTCAGGATGTGCTTCAAAACATCATAAAAGGCCATCGCAAAGGTGATGAGTATTACAACCGTATATTTGTAGTTTCGGCATACAACAACGTGACCAATTGGTTGCTGGAACATAAAAAGACGGGTGAGCCCGGGATTTACAACAAGTTTTTGAACGGGGAAGATTACAGTAGTGCACTGGACTCGTTCTGTCAACGGCTCTTACTGATCAACGATGGATTTGCCGACATTGGCCTGGACTTGAAAGAAGCGCGTGATTTTATCCGGTTTCGAGTGGACCAGGCAAAAACCCTGCTCTACAGCTTGGGAAAAGTACTTGCGTCGGGATACGTAAACATGACTGACATCCACCTGGCGGCCAGGGAAATCCTGGCTTCCCTTGGAGAAGCCCATTCGGGATGGAATTCGGTCAACATATTGAACAATAACGGTATAAATGCCCGGTTTATCGACCTTTGCGGTTTCAACGACAATGAGCCGCTGACCATTGACCAGCGTATCCATCGCGAATTTGCAGGAGTCGATTTTAGCAATATCGTCTGTGTGGCAACAGGATATACGAAAGGAACAGAAGGTATTATGCGCGCATTTGACCGCGGATATTCAGAAGTAACCTTCAGTAAGATCGCCGTTGAAGTGAAAGCAGATGAAGCGGTTATACACAAAGAATACCACCTTTCCAGCGCCGATCCTAAAATTGTTGGGGTAGAAAACAGTGTTCCTGTTGGACAAACCAATTATATTATTGCCGACCAGCTGGCAGACATCGGCATGGAGGCTATTCACCCGAAAGCTGCGAAGCCCCTGGAGTTGGCTGGAATCAACATACGCATTAAAAACACTTTCGAACCGGAACATCCGGGAACATTGATTTCACGGGATTATATTTCGCCCGAGGCGCGTGTTGAAATCGTTTCGGGGTCACGCAAAGTGATTGCTTTGGAGATCCACGATCCGATGATGGTAGGCGAAGTGGGTTACGATGCGCGAATCATGCAGTATTTCCAAAAATACAATGTGAGCTACATCCTGAAATCTACCAACGCCAATTCTATCACTATGGTGGTCTGGGATGAAGAGAGGGCTCACGAACTTATCCGGGTACTCAAGGAGGTATTTTACCAGGTAACGGTGTTGCCGGCTGCCATTGTCTGTGCCATGGGAACGAACATTGCTATGCCTGGATTCCTTTATCGGGCGGCAAAGGCGTTGCACGAAAAGGGTATAAACGTTGAGAGTTTTGCCCAATCACTGATGCAGGTGAATATGCAGTTTGTCATTTCCCGCGAGCAATACGAAGAGGGAGTGATCGCCCTGAACGAAGCGTTGTGTA